Sequence from the Thalassoglobus sp. JC818 genome:
TTAAGCAAGCACTAAACCAGTTCTTCGAAGTGTCGATTGAACGGTCGACACGAAGATCAACGACGCAGACTCTATCGAGAAGAGTTGCTTCAAGTTCTCAGCTTCTGAAGTGCCGTTGAGATGTAGGTCATTCCTTTGGCCGTCATGGCTGTGAAGTACTCCCAAGTGTGTCCACCGAGTGACGTTTGGAAGTCGTTCTCGAATGGAACTCCGGACGAAGCGAGCTTACTGGCGAGAATTTCGTTTCCTTCAAACCAGGTTGGGTCGATGGGGTCACACGCAAGGAATTGAAATCGTGGCCAGTTCAGCGGATGTAGGTGAAGTAGTGGAGCTTGCTGTCTAGCGTCTTCTGCGCTCTCGAACATGTGGTCGATTGGGTACCCGTATCCATATGCTTTGTGCAGCTCAACGGCAGAGGAAATGGCGACGACCACCGGAAACTTCAGAGCATGTCGATAGGAAAGATTGAGTGCCCCTTGGCCTCCCATGCTGATTCCCAGGAGTGCGATGCGAGGTGAGGTGATCCCCCATTGTTCTTCAATCCAGGCAGTGACATCGCGTCGAACGAATTCCATGGGGGTGAGTTCATCGTCGAAGTCTTTGCAGATGACATCAAGCCACCAGGATTTGGCTCCGCGAGGGCAAACGATCGGCAACTTGTGCTGCTCAAAGATCTCGGTGAACTCCGGTTTCTCCGACAGCTTCTCTTCTCCATGAGCGTGAAGATAGATCACCGCTCCCGCGAATGTCGGTGCTTCTGTACCCGCTTCAGTTTGAGGAAGGAATACGTCTGCCGGTCGTCCAGAAATTTCAACGGTCGTCCACATTGTCAGTTACTCGAATGCGTAGTTTGAGAATGAGAAAGGCCCCGTGCCACTGGTCGCGCGGGGCCTTTCAGCGTTATTGAGTTGTCCTTCAAAGCGACTCGCTGAGGTCAGCGAAGTCACTCATGGGGAGCAAGTTGGCTGCTGCCAGAATGAGACTCAGGCTTCCTTCTTTTTGGGGAAGAACTTGGCCAATGTCTCATCGCTCGGTGGACGAGTCACAAGTGAAACGCCAACGAGTGCAGCAGTTGACGCGACGATCATGGTCACGACGGGTTGCATCCGGAAGTAGGTGAAGTCCGGAATTTCTCCGTATCCCGATTCTTTGAACAGGTACACCCATGTTCCGAAGGCAGCGAGGATGCAGGCGTAAGCC
This genomic interval carries:
- a CDS encoding alpha/beta hydrolase-fold protein, with the protein product MWTTVEISGRPADVFLPQTEAGTEAPTFAGAVIYLHAHGEEKLSEKPEFTEIFEQHKLPIVCPRGAKSWWLDVICKDFDDELTPMEFVRRDVTAWIEEQWGITSPRIALLGISMGGQGALNLSYRHALKFPVVVAISSAVELHKAYGYGYPIDHMFESAEDARQQAPLLHLHPLNWPRFQFLACDPIDPTWFEGNEILASKLASSGVPFENDFQTSLGGHTWEYFTAMTAKGMTYISTALQKLRT